One Kitasatospora sp. NBC_01266 genomic window carries:
- a CDS encoding LysR family transcriptional regulator — MELELRHLRALRAIADAASIGRAAAEMGCSQQALSTQLRRIESHFGEPLFERNTVGVRLTRYGAEVVTRARDVLARAEAIGRRPAEEGMPRPVLRLAATNSPILSGMVGRVRTELPELLLTVSSVYESSQIVELLESGELDAAIGVDYPGLELRHSEAVEHRGIVTEPSFVTLPADHRLKHRAEISLADLAEDSWFITPDDGAGWPGVFYAACEAVGFTPAVVHEFLGDRLQLQNMIAEGLGISLTQATTRPVPGVIVRPLIGTPIWCRYLLAWRKESIAEQVVTTLFGSAAASYRELIAQAPHFQAWAARTYHGTLP, encoded by the coding sequence ATGGAGTTGGAGCTTCGGCATCTACGGGCGCTGCGCGCGATCGCGGACGCGGCGAGCATCGGGCGGGCCGCAGCCGAGATGGGCTGCTCGCAGCAGGCGCTCAGCACCCAACTGCGGCGGATCGAGAGCCACTTCGGCGAGCCGCTGTTCGAGCGCAACACCGTGGGGGTGCGGCTGACCCGGTACGGTGCGGAGGTCGTCACCCGGGCCCGCGACGTACTGGCCCGCGCCGAGGCGATCGGCCGGCGACCGGCCGAGGAGGGGATGCCGCGACCGGTGCTGCGGCTGGCCGCCACCAACTCCCCGATCCTGTCCGGCATGGTGGGGCGGGTACGGACCGAGCTGCCCGAGCTGCTGCTGACGGTGAGCAGCGTCTACGAGTCCTCCCAGATCGTCGAACTCCTGGAGAGCGGCGAGCTGGACGCCGCGATCGGCGTGGACTACCCGGGGCTGGAGCTGCGGCACTCCGAGGCCGTCGAGCACCGCGGGATCGTCACCGAGCCCTCGTTCGTGACACTGCCCGCGGACCACCGGCTCAAGCACCGCGCGGAGATCTCGCTCGCCGACCTGGCCGAGGACTCCTGGTTCATCACCCCCGACGACGGCGCGGGATGGCCGGGCGTCTTCTACGCGGCCTGCGAGGCGGTCGGCTTCACCCCGGCGGTGGTGCACGAGTTCCTCGGCGACCGGCTGCAGTTGCAGAACATGATCGCCGAGGGCCTGGGCATCTCGCTGACGCAGGCGACCACCCGGCCGGTCCCCGGCGTCATCGTCAGGCCCCTGATCGGCACCCCGATCTGGTGCCGCTACCTGCTGGCCTGGCGCAAGGAGAGCATCGCCGAGCAGGTCGTCACGACGCTCTTCGGCTCGGCCGCCGCCTCCTACCGGGAGCTGATCGCCCAGGCGCCGCACTTCCAGGCCTGGGCGGCGCGCACCTACCACGGGACGCTCCCGTAA
- a CDS encoding DUF3533 domain-containing protein, which yields MTTPPQPAPRQVRAGQVLRNPKAWYFPGGVVALLALLLSLLYLGGVADPTGNLHRLPIGLVNADRGATVAGHPENLGAQLTSGVAAAPDPKEQVSWRVLDQAGAQEGLASGKLDGVLEVPDGFTAAVAALGSTGAQPPARPTVNALTNPGVGSLASSLASSITQQAAHQASLQLGGELTAAAPGGQSSATRLLLADPITVSVQVGHPIGSHSGLGLTAFYYTLLLVLSGFLGANVISNGVDVGLGYADSELGPWHSRRPVVPIDRTQTLITKWGMSLGLAVVTTTLIMVGGIAIVGIDASHLPLLWVYSFCATAAVGLGVQTINAAFGGIGQLVSMFVFVAVALPSSGATIPLQALPTVYRWFAEFEPMRQLSDGTRAILYFDARADAGLLRAWIAIAIATVLALAVGLAVTHYYDRRGLHRLVPKFA from the coding sequence ATGACCACTCCGCCACAACCCGCGCCGAGGCAGGTACGCGCCGGGCAGGTGCTGCGCAACCCGAAGGCCTGGTACTTCCCCGGCGGCGTCGTCGCCCTGCTGGCGCTGCTGCTCTCCCTGCTCTACCTGGGTGGGGTGGCGGACCCGACCGGGAACCTGCACCGGCTGCCGATCGGCCTGGTCAACGCCGACCGCGGCGCCACCGTGGCCGGGCACCCGGAGAACCTGGGCGCCCAGCTCACCTCCGGTGTCGCCGCCGCCCCCGACCCGAAGGAGCAGGTCTCCTGGCGGGTGCTGGACCAGGCGGGCGCCCAGGAGGGCCTGGCCTCGGGGAAGTTGGACGGCGTCCTGGAGGTCCCCGACGGCTTCACCGCGGCCGTCGCCGCGCTCGGCAGCACCGGCGCCCAACCGCCCGCGCGCCCCACCGTGAACGCGCTGACCAACCCCGGGGTGGGCAGCCTGGCCTCCTCGCTGGCCTCCTCGATCACCCAGCAGGCCGCCCACCAGGCCTCGTTGCAGCTCGGCGGCGAGCTGACCGCCGCCGCCCCGGGCGGCCAGAGCAGCGCGACGCGGCTGCTGCTCGCCGACCCGATCACGGTCTCGGTCCAGGTCGGCCACCCGATCGGCTCGCACAGCGGCCTGGGGCTGACGGCGTTCTACTACACCCTGCTGCTGGTGCTCTCCGGCTTCCTGGGCGCCAACGTCATCAGCAACGGCGTCGACGTCGGCCTCGGCTACGCGGACAGCGAGTTGGGCCCCTGGCACAGCCGCCGCCCGGTGGTTCCGATCGACCGCACCCAGACGCTGATCACCAAGTGGGGCATGTCCCTGGGGCTCGCCGTGGTGACCACCACGCTGATCATGGTCGGCGGCATCGCGATCGTCGGCATCGACGCCTCGCACCTGCCGCTGCTCTGGGTCTACTCGTTCTGCGCGACCGCGGCGGTGGGCCTGGGCGTGCAGACCATCAACGCCGCGTTCGGCGGTATCGGACAGTTGGTCAGCATGTTCGTCTTCGTGGCCGTCGCGCTGCCCTCCTCCGGTGCGACGATCCCGTTGCAGGCGCTGCCCACCGTCTACCGCTGGTTCGCCGAATTCGAGCCGATGCGCCAACTCAGCGACGGTACCCGCGCCATCCTCTACTTCGACGCCCGCGCCGACGCCGGACTGCTCCGCGCCTGGATCGCCATCGCCATCGCCACGGTCCTGGCGTTGGCCGTCGGCCTGGCCGTCACCCACTACTACGACCGCAGGGGCCTGCACCGGCTGGTCCCCAAGTTCGCCTGA
- a CDS encoding siderophore-interacting protein has protein sequence MAEQPTRRTPQAREAQVLRTERITPHMVRLVLGGAGLDGFDATEFTDHYIKVLFAPEGVSYPEPFDIARIREEFAREQWPVTRTYTVRTWDPALRELTVDFVVHGDEGLAGPWAARARPGETVRFLGPGGGYAPDLTADWHLLVGDESALPAIAAALERMPADAVVRAFVEVADAAEEQKIVSPAGVEVSWLHRGARPVGEALVEAVAALDFPAGAVSAFVHGEAGFVKELRRLLRVEHDVPRERLSISGYWRFGQSDEAWRAAKREWNAQVEAEQEQAG, from the coding sequence ATGGCAGAGCAGCCGACCCGCAGGACACCGCAGGCCCGCGAAGCACAGGTACTGCGCACCGAGCGGATCACGCCGCACATGGTGCGGCTGGTCCTCGGCGGTGCGGGGCTGGACGGCTTCGACGCCACGGAGTTCACCGACCACTACATCAAGGTGCTCTTCGCACCCGAGGGCGTCAGCTACCCGGAGCCCTTCGACATCGCGCGGATCCGCGAGGAGTTCGCGCGCGAGCAGTGGCCGGTCACCCGGACCTACACGGTGCGGACCTGGGACCCGGCGCTGCGCGAGCTGACCGTCGACTTCGTGGTGCACGGTGACGAGGGCCTGGCCGGACCGTGGGCGGCGCGGGCCCGGCCCGGCGAGACGGTGCGCTTCCTGGGCCCCGGCGGCGGCTACGCCCCGGACCTGACCGCCGACTGGCACCTGCTGGTGGGCGACGAGAGCGCCCTGCCCGCGATCGCCGCGGCGCTGGAGCGGATGCCGGCCGACGCCGTGGTGCGCGCCTTCGTGGAGGTCGCGGACGCCGCCGAGGAGCAGAAGATCGTCTCGCCCGCCGGCGTCGAGGTCAGCTGGCTGCACCGCGGTGCGCGTCCGGTGGGCGAGGCGCTGGTCGAGGCGGTGGCCGCGCTGGACTTCCCCGCCGGCGCGGTGTCCGCCTTCGTGCACGGCGAGGCGGGCTTCGTGAAGGAGCTGCGGCGGCTGCTGCGCGTGGAGCACGACGTGCCGCGCGAGCGGCTGTCGATCTCGGGCTACTGGCGGTTCGGGCAGAGCGACGAGGCCTGGCGGGCGGCCAAGCGCGAGTGGAACGCCCAGGTGGAGGCCGAGCAGGAGCAGGCCGGCTGA
- a CDS encoding collagenase, with protein sequence MHHRSFLPGLLVASTAALAMLMGVSTVPASAATGSTGTARPATGSHQSAEPAPAGAVLGGTDASAVQYGRLGAGQLPPRRPTSRATTKTAKAATDRRAAGPVAAQSCTPAAFGALSGSALASYVESSTTDCINSLFTITGSDAQQVFKESQMIPVAQAYQSLAANYTGDDSTGIWQLILYLRAGYYVQYGDATDVGSYDATLSTDVENALNTYFASPRITDVSADNGDVLGDAVILTDSANLQGDYLSSYQQILGAYNSSWDADYSMDAVIYDVYTPLWRGQYNPAFVTALTANPGVINSLDSFALGHTAMLGGANTFMDADAGNDLAAYVQFPALQPTVRPLMLGLLQASSISGSTAALWMSVAQQANGFDAADCSYYGVCNLVAQATAAALPTTHPCNSEINILAQSLSSADLTAACDELAGQDAYFQNVVKDSGPIPGQYNDTDNIVVFSSSLNYEIYAPVIYGVTTNNGGITIYNTPSTPGNQDYSILYQDPSTDGYTDNIWNLNYEYTHFLDARYDTMGTWADMEVEPNIWWIEGISGYITYGYRGITDTDAVTDAGEHTYPLSTLWQTTYANSNDDRVFPWSYLAVRYMVEEHPADLQTILGDYRVGNYTAGYDYYANTIGTRYDADFNTWLDGIAGGTSSAPTAAFSAAATGLTTAFTDRSTESGSGSITGWAWNFGDGASATTQNPSHTYAAAGTYTVTLTVTDSSGKTASTSQSVTVSGAATPCTDANPQQMDQNCSRANLSATAGNLDYLWIYLPAGTSTLQVSTSGGTGTAYLYYDPTTWASNTTYTAESTNSGSAQSLTVTNSTAGYRYISLYAQTAFSGVTVTTQY encoded by the coding sequence ATGCACCACCGATCCTTCCTGCCCGGCCTCCTCGTCGCCTCCACCGCGGCACTCGCCATGCTCATGGGCGTGTCGACCGTCCCGGCCTCGGCCGCGACAGGTTCGACGGGCACCGCCCGGCCCGCCACCGGGTCGCACCAGTCGGCCGAACCCGCACCGGCGGGCGCCGTCCTCGGCGGCACCGACGCCTCCGCGGTCCAGTACGGCCGGCTCGGCGCCGGCCAGCTCCCGCCGCGCCGGCCGACCTCGCGGGCCACCACGAAGACGGCGAAGGCCGCCACCGACCGGCGGGCCGCCGGACCCGTCGCCGCGCAGTCCTGCACCCCGGCCGCCTTCGGCGCCCTGAGCGGCTCGGCGCTGGCCTCGTACGTCGAGAGCTCGACCACCGACTGCATCAACTCGCTGTTCACGATCACCGGCAGCGACGCGCAGCAGGTGTTCAAGGAATCCCAGATGATCCCGGTGGCCCAGGCCTACCAGAGCCTGGCGGCGAACTACACCGGTGACGACTCGACCGGCATCTGGCAGCTCATCCTCTACCTGCGGGCCGGCTACTACGTCCAGTACGGCGACGCGACGGACGTCGGCTCCTACGACGCGACCCTGTCCACGGACGTCGAGAACGCCCTCAACACCTACTTCGCCAGCCCGCGGATCACCGATGTCTCCGCGGACAACGGCGATGTGCTGGGCGACGCCGTGATCCTCACCGACAGCGCCAACCTGCAGGGCGACTACCTCAGTTCCTACCAGCAGATACTCGGCGCGTACAACAGCTCCTGGGATGCCGACTACAGCATGGACGCCGTCATCTACGACGTCTACACCCCGCTGTGGCGCGGCCAGTACAACCCCGCCTTCGTCACCGCGCTGACCGCGAACCCGGGCGTCATCAACTCGCTCGACTCCTTCGCGCTCGGCCACACCGCCATGCTCGGCGGTGCCAACACCTTCATGGACGCCGACGCCGGCAACGACCTCGCCGCGTACGTCCAGTTCCCCGCGCTCCAGCCCACCGTCCGGCCGCTGATGCTGGGCCTGCTGCAGGCCTCGTCGATCTCCGGCTCGACCGCCGCGCTGTGGATGTCCGTCGCGCAGCAGGCCAACGGCTTCGACGCGGCCGACTGTTCGTACTACGGCGTCTGCAACCTGGTGGCCCAGGCCACCGCGGCGGCGCTGCCGACCACGCACCCGTGCAACTCCGAGATCAACATCCTGGCGCAGTCACTCAGTTCGGCCGATCTGACCGCCGCCTGCGACGAACTCGCGGGCCAGGACGCGTACTTCCAGAACGTGGTCAAGGACAGCGGTCCGATCCCCGGCCAGTACAACGACACCGACAACATCGTGGTCTTCTCGAGCTCGCTCAACTACGAGATCTACGCCCCGGTGATCTACGGCGTCACCACGAACAACGGCGGCATCACCATCTACAACACCCCGTCCACGCCCGGGAACCAGGACTACTCGATCCTGTACCAGGACCCCAGCACCGACGGCTACACGGACAACATCTGGAACCTCAACTACGAGTACACCCACTTCCTCGACGCGCGCTACGACACCATGGGCACCTGGGCGGACATGGAGGTGGAGCCCAACATCTGGTGGATCGAGGGCATCTCCGGCTACATCACCTACGGCTACCGGGGCATCACCGACACCGACGCGGTGACCGACGCCGGTGAGCACACCTACCCGCTGAGCACCCTGTGGCAGACCACCTACGCCAACAGCAACGACGACCGGGTCTTCCCGTGGAGCTACCTGGCGGTGCGCTACATGGTCGAGGAACACCCCGCCGACCTGCAGACGATCCTGGGTGACTACCGGGTCGGCAACTACACCGCCGGCTACGACTACTACGCCAACACCATCGGCACCCGCTACGACGCCGACTTCAACACCTGGCTCGACGGCATCGCGGGCGGCACCTCCAGCGCCCCGACGGCCGCCTTCAGCGCGGCGGCCACCGGGCTGACGACCGCCTTCACCGACCGGTCCACCGAGTCCGGCAGCGGCAGCATCACCGGCTGGGCCTGGAACTTCGGCGACGGGGCGAGTGCCACGACGCAGAACCCCTCGCACACCTACGCGGCGGCCGGAACCTACACCGTCACGCTGACCGTGACCGACAGCAGCGGGAAGACGGCCAGCACCTCCCAGTCGGTGACCGTGAGCGGCGCCGCCACCCCGTGCACGGACGCCAACCCGCAGCAGATGGACCAGAACTGCTCCCGGGCGAACCTGTCCGCGACCGCCGGGAACCTGGACTACCTGTGGATCTACCTGCCCGCCGGGACCAGCACGCTGCAGGTCAGCACCAGCGGCGGCACCGGGACCGCGTACCTCTACTACGACCCCACCACCTGGGCCAGCAACACCACCTACACCGCCGAGTCCACCAACTCCGGTAGCGCCCAGAGCCTCACCGTCACCAACAGCACGGCGGGCTACCGCTACATCAGCCTGTACGCCCAGACCGCGTTCAGCGGCGTCACGGTGACCACGCAGTACTGA
- a CDS encoding extracellular solute-binding protein — MRRIAMRPVGLLAVAALAAAALAGCSSSGSGGASGSASGTQALTLYNGQHEQTTDALVAAFTKDTGIKVNVRSDDEDVLANQIEAEGSHAPADLFYTENSPALMQLQNKNLLVPVDKSALAQVPAQYDSPQGDWLGVSARVSVLIYNTKMLTPAQLPTTLAQLADPQWKGKLGLAQGETDFQPIVTSMVKSQGVAATKTWLNAVKNNAGSNLYPDNETLTSMVDSGKAAIGIINQYYWYRLKAENKGAVNSAIASFAPKDPGYVLDVSGAGILASSKHQAEAQKFIAFLGSAEAQKIIATSDSFEYPIGSGVTTAQPETPFDQLKPTDLSVADLGDGSQAITLLQQAQLL; from the coding sequence ATGCGACGTATCGCCATGAGACCGGTCGGCCTGCTCGCGGTGGCGGCCCTGGCCGCCGCCGCGCTGGCGGGTTGTTCCAGCTCCGGCTCCGGGGGAGCGTCCGGCTCCGCCTCCGGCACGCAGGCGCTGACCCTCTACAACGGGCAGCACGAGCAGACCACCGACGCGCTGGTGGCGGCCTTCACCAAGGACACCGGGATCAAGGTCAACGTCCGCAGCGACGACGAGGACGTGCTCGCCAACCAGATCGAGGCGGAGGGCTCGCACGCGCCCGCCGACCTCTTCTACACCGAGAACTCCCCGGCGCTGATGCAGCTGCAGAACAAGAACCTGCTGGTGCCGGTGGACAAGTCCGCGCTGGCGCAGGTCCCCGCGCAGTACGACTCGCCGCAGGGCGACTGGCTCGGCGTCTCCGCCCGGGTCAGCGTGCTGATCTACAACACCAAGATGCTGACCCCCGCCCAGCTGCCCACCACGCTGGCCCAGCTGGCCGACCCGCAGTGGAAGGGCAAGCTGGGCCTCGCGCAGGGCGAGACCGACTTCCAGCCGATCGTCACCTCGATGGTCAAGTCGCAGGGCGTCGCCGCCACCAAGACCTGGCTCAACGCGGTGAAGAACAACGCCGGTTCGAACCTGTACCCGGACAACGAGACCCTCACCTCGATGGTGGACAGCGGCAAGGCCGCGATCGGCATCATCAACCAGTACTACTGGTACCGGCTGAAGGCCGAGAACAAGGGCGCGGTGAACTCCGCGATCGCCTCCTTCGCGCCGAAGGACCCCGGCTACGTGCTGGACGTCTCCGGTGCCGGGATCCTCGCCTCCAGCAAGCACCAGGCCGAGGCCCAGAAGTTCATCGCCTTCCTCGGCTCGGCCGAGGCCCAGAAGATCATCGCCACCAGCGACAGCTTCGAGTACCCGATCGGCTCCGGGGTGACCACCGCGCAGCCCGAGACCCCCTTCGACCAGCTGAAGCCGACCGACCTCAGCGTCGCGGACCTCGGCGACGGCTCGCAGGCGATCACCCTGCTCCAGCAGGCCCAGCTCCTCTAG
- a CDS encoding nuclear transport factor 2 family protein — protein sequence MHPFRKAVEDRDEQAVEDLLAENVVFTSPVAFKPYPGKAITAAILRGVLRVFEDFRYVREIADPGGRDHAFVFTATVSGRQIHGCDFLHFDEDGRIDEFTVMVRPLSAAQALAEAMGAQFDRIAREAAGD from the coding sequence GTGCACCCGTTCCGCAAGGCCGTCGAGGACCGCGACGAGCAGGCCGTCGAGGACCTGCTGGCCGAGAACGTCGTCTTCACCAGCCCCGTCGCCTTCAAGCCCTACCCCGGCAAGGCGATCACCGCGGCGATCCTGCGCGGCGTCCTGCGCGTCTTCGAGGACTTCCGCTACGTCCGCGAGATCGCCGACCCGGGCGGTCGCGACCACGCCTTCGTCTTCACCGCCACCGTGTCCGGGCGGCAGATCCACGGCTGCGACTTCCTGCACTTCGACGAGGACGGGAGGATCGACGAGTTCACCGTGATGGTCCGCCCGCTCTCCGCCGCGCAGGCGCTGGCCGAGGCGATGGGCGCCCAGTTCGACCGGATCGCCCGGGAGGCGGCCGGGGACTGA
- a CDS encoding FAD-dependent monooxygenase, translated as MPDTPAPATARTEPPAGTPYGDADVLVVGAGPAGLMLACELALGRVRTVLLERHPAPPGFCRGFNLNARSLELLDRRGLADRFLAEGPTVPTTAFVGAAQLNLAAMRSEHPYVLGIAQTRVEELLAERAMDLGVRILRGHRLTGLRQDDSGVHAEVDSPDGRMLLRSGWLAGCDGGRSTVRKLAGIGFPGTPATRFTLLGDVVLADPQAIPFGVTAGANGTVFAIPRPGYVRLITSDPQPPDNRDEPVTLSGFQDVLDRALGRRVEIAEARWLTRFGDAARLAERLRHGRVLLAGDAAHIHPPAGAIGVNAAIDDAMNLGWKLALVARGQAPEDLLDTYHAERHAAGARLLRNTRAQQLVAAEGERLAPVRELLAELARAEQTAGYLAEEITAVATRYPVQHGSGHPWEGRMVPDVPLERNSLLSLLARTGGGALLVDGSTGTDSLRAVAEPWTDRVTVLSAQSDTLPDTSAVLVRPDGHAAWTATPSAPQRTTAQQLREVLHHWFGPPAAVTGPKTSAA; from the coding sequence ATGCCTGACACGCCCGCGCCGGCGACAGCACGGACCGAGCCGCCGGCAGGCACACCGTACGGCGACGCGGACGTCCTGGTGGTGGGAGCCGGACCCGCCGGCCTGATGCTGGCCTGCGAGCTGGCGCTGGGCCGGGTGCGCACCGTGCTGCTCGAGCGGCACCCCGCCCCGCCGGGCTTCTGCCGCGGCTTCAACCTCAACGCCCGCAGCCTGGAGCTGCTGGACCGCCGCGGCCTCGCCGATCGCTTCCTCGCCGAGGGCCCCACCGTGCCGACCACCGCGTTCGTCGGGGCGGCCCAGCTCAACCTGGCCGCGATGCGCAGCGAACACCCGTACGTACTGGGCATCGCCCAGACCCGGGTGGAGGAGCTCCTCGCCGAGCGCGCGATGGACCTGGGCGTGCGGATCCTGCGCGGTCACCGCCTGACCGGACTGCGCCAGGACGACAGCGGGGTGCATGCCGAGGTCGACTCCCCGGACGGGCGGATGCTGCTGCGCTCCGGCTGGTTGGCCGGCTGCGACGGCGGCCGCAGCACGGTGCGCAAGCTGGCCGGCATCGGCTTCCCCGGCACGCCCGCAACCCGCTTCACCCTGCTCGGGGACGTGGTCCTGGCGGACCCGCAGGCGATCCCGTTCGGAGTGACGGCCGGCGCGAACGGCACGGTGTTCGCCATCCCGCGCCCCGGCTATGTCCGGTTGATCACCAGTGACCCCCAGCCGCCGGACAACCGGGACGAGCCGGTCACGCTCTCCGGCTTCCAGGACGTGCTGGACCGGGCGCTGGGGCGGCGGGTGGAGATAGCCGAAGCCCGCTGGCTCACCCGGTTCGGCGACGCGGCCCGGCTGGCCGAACGGCTGCGACACGGCCGGGTGCTGCTGGCGGGCGACGCCGCGCACATCCATCCCCCCGCCGGCGCCATCGGCGTCAACGCGGCCATCGACGACGCGATGAATCTCGGCTGGAAGCTCGCTCTCGTGGCGCGCGGACAAGCCCCCGAGGACCTCCTGGACACCTACCACGCCGAGCGGCACGCGGCAGGTGCCAGGCTGCTGCGCAACACCCGGGCGCAGCAACTGGTCGCGGCGGAGGGGGAGCGGCTGGCGCCGGTGCGCGAACTGCTCGCCGAGCTGGCGCGGGCCGAGCAGACGGCCGGGTACCTGGCCGAGGAGATCACCGCCGTCGCCACCCGCTACCCCGTCCAGCACGGCTCCGGCCACCCCTGGGAGGGCAGGATGGTGCCGGACGTCCCACTGGAACGGAACAGCCTGCTCTCGCTGCTCGCCCGCACGGGCGGCGGAGCACTGCTGGTGGACGGGAGCACGGGAACGGACTCGCTGCGCGCGGTGGCAGAGCCGTGGACGGACCGGGTGACCGTGCTGTCGGCCCAGTCTGACACCCTGCCGGACACATCCGCAGTACTCGTCCGCCCGGACGGCCACGCCGCCTGGACGGCGACACCCTCGGCACCGCAGCGCACCACCGCCCAGCAGTTGCGCGAAGTCCTGCACCACTGGTTCGGGCCCCCGGCAGCGGTGACAGGGCCGAAGACGTCCGCTGCTTAG
- a CDS encoding FAD-dependent oxidoreductase, protein MIIIGAGLGGLALAQGLHRQGFSVQVHECDAHPGARPQGYRIQLDEPGRTGLRRCLPAPLFDLVLATAGAPPARVLVRDPQLNALADRAAAAQGATGDAQGPLAVNRPTLRQILLAGLAGRVRFGSRLLDHRREADGTVTARFADGSTATADLLVGADGVGSAVRRQLLPHAEVEDAGLRLIYGRIPLTAATRAAIPAWALEAVFTVVTGGPGRPHLGLGPVELAQRPELAGQALVPPVELAPADDYLACLVGAPAGHPAVPDFAELRRLAPAALRELAVGLLDPDDWHPQVHQLLRLWDTDSLFPLRISTAAPVPGWEPGPVTLIGDAVHAMSPVLAMGANTALRDAGELLLALTRAAGAPLVEAVRDYERRMTGYAFPLVAASRATGQRRVGQS, encoded by the coding sequence GTGATCATCATCGGCGCCGGCCTGGGCGGCCTCGCGCTGGCCCAAGGACTGCACCGGCAGGGCTTCTCAGTCCAGGTCCACGAATGTGACGCCCATCCCGGCGCGCGTCCGCAGGGCTACCGGATCCAGCTCGACGAACCCGGCCGCACCGGCCTACGGCGCTGCCTGCCCGCGCCGCTGTTCGACCTGGTCCTGGCCACCGCCGGCGCCCCGCCCGCCCGGGTGCTGGTCCGCGACCCGCAGCTCAATGCGCTCGCGGACCGGGCCGCCGCCGCGCAGGGTGCCACCGGCGACGCGCAGGGGCCGCTGGCCGTCAACCGGCCGACGCTGCGTCAGATCCTGCTGGCCGGGCTCGCGGGCCGGGTGCGCTTCGGCTCCCGCCTGCTGGACCACCGCCGCGAGGCCGACGGCACCGTCACCGCCCGGTTCGCCGACGGCAGCACCGCCACCGCCGACCTGCTGGTGGGCGCCGACGGCGTGGGCTCGGCCGTACGGCGGCAGTTGCTGCCGCACGCCGAGGTCGAGGACGCCGGACTGCGCCTGATCTACGGCCGGATCCCGCTGACCGCCGCCACCCGCGCCGCGATCCCCGCCTGGGCGCTGGAGGCCGTCTTCACCGTGGTCACCGGCGGCCCCGGCCGCCCCCATCTGGGCCTGGGGCCGGTGGAGTTGGCACAACGCCCCGAGCTGGCGGGGCAAGCCCTGGTCCCGCCGGTCGAGTTGGCACCGGCGGACGACTACCTCGCCTGCCTGGTCGGGGCTCCGGCCGGCCATCCCGCCGTGCCCGACTTCGCCGAGCTGCGCCGCCTGGCCCCGGCCGCGCTACGGGAGTTGGCCGTGGGTCTGCTCGACCCCGACGACTGGCACCCGCAGGTGCACCAGCTGCTGCGGCTGTGGGACACCGACTCGCTGTTCCCGCTGCGGATCTCCACCGCCGCCCCGGTGCCGGGTTGGGAGCCGGGCCCGGTCACCCTGATCGGCGACGCCGTGCACGCGATGAGCCCGGTGCTGGCCATGGGCGCCAACACCGCCCTGCGCGACGCGGGGGAACTCCTGCTCGCGCTCACCCGGGCCGCCGGCGCGCCGCTGGTCGAGGCGGTGCGCGACTACGAGCGCCGGATGACCGGCTACGCCTTCCCGCTGGTCGCCGCCTCCCGGGCGACCGGGCAGCGCCGCGTCGGCCAGAGCTAG